From a single Nicotiana tomentosiformis chromosome 2, ASM39032v3, whole genome shotgun sequence genomic region:
- the LOC138905289 gene encoding uncharacterized protein yields the protein MAQSRKKSYADRKVRDVAYMVGEKVLLQVLPIKGVMRFGKKGEMSPRYIGPFEILKKIREVAYELALPPNLSGAHPVFHVSMLRKNVRDQSHVLNFSTLQLDGNLTYDVEPVAWPF from the coding sequence atggcgcagtctagaaagaagagttatgctgaccggaaggttcgtgatgttgcttacatggtaggagagaaagTACTACTCCAAGTTTTGCctataaagggtgttatgaggtttgggaagaagggcgagatgagtcctaggtatattggaccttttgaaatacttaagaagattagagaggtggcttatgaacttgcattgccgcctaatcTATCGGGTgctcatccagtgtttcatgtatctatgctccggaagaaTGTCAGAGATCAGTCTCATGTTTTGAATTTTAGTACactgcagttggatggtaatttgacttatgatgtggagccggtggcttgGCCATTTTAG
- the LOC138905290 gene encoding uncharacterized protein — protein sequence MGSLAFIPIGERPFAVDVQTLSNQFMRLDISEPSRVLACVVSRSSLYDCIKERQYDDPHLLVLKDTILHGDAKDVTIREDGVLRMYYRICVPNVDGLPELILEKAHSEIRASETRQIASEN from the exons atgggtagccttgcatttattcctattGGTGAAAGGCcttttgcagttgatgttcagaccttgtctaatcagttcatgaggttagatatttcggagcccagtcgggttctagcttgtgtggtttctcggtcctCCTTATATGACTGCATcaaagagcgccagtatgatgacccccatttgcttgtcctaaagGATACAATTctgcacggtgatgccaaagatgttactattagAGAAGATGGGGTATTGAGAATGTATTatcggatttgtgtgccaaatgtagatgggttgcctgaattgattcttgaaaaagcccaca gtgaaatacgagcatcagagaccaggcagATTGCTTCAGAAAATTGA
- the LOC138905291 gene encoding uncharacterized protein, with amino-acid sequence MAQEVEMGTSYQLVMEIAQRIEGYRQRGREQMHRDKRVRYYGEFRGVPAGGRGQFGRGHPSRPTYPAPPPPRGAPVRPYFSAILESSYRPPAIQGSSGGYSGHQGQTLEKQSTAPRGCYECGDPGHMKRFCPRLRGKAVQQSQQPMILAPVAAPAVRPPRQGGQVGRGRSRGGGQAGGGQPGGTPSRFYAFPARPDAMASNTVITGIISVRGRDASVLFDPGSTYSYVSSPFAHFLDIPHESLGTPIYMSTPVGDSIVVDRIYRSCVVTNCGYETRADLLLLYMTDFEARHMVEKGCLAYLAYVRDNNTEISAIDSVLVVREFSDVFPSDLPGMPTDRDIDFYIDLAPGTQPISIPPYHMAPKVLKELKEQLEELLAKGFGDRVFSKIDLRSGYYQLKMRDSDVLKTAFRTRYGNYEFLVMSFGLINAQTAFMDLINRVFRPYIDSFVIIFIDDILIYSRSMEEHKQHLRVVLQA; translated from the exons atggcccaggaggttgagatggggacttcttatcagcTAGTAatggagatagctcagaggattgagggttaccgtCAGAGAGGTAGAGAGCAGATGCATAGGGACAAGAGGGTTCGTTATTATGGGGAGTTTAGAGGTGTCCCGGCAGGGGGCCGAGGCCAATTTGGGAGGGGTCATCCTAGCAGGCcaacatatccagcaccaccacctcctcggggtgctccggtaagaccctatttcagtgccatacTTGAGAGTTCTTACcgtccaccagctattcagggttcttccggtgggtattcaggccatcaaggTCAGACTTTAGAGAAGCAGTCCACCGCTCCGAGGGGTTGTTACGAATGTGGAGATCCTGGTCATATGAAGAGATTTTGTCCAAGACTCCGGGGCAAGGCGGTGCAGCAGAGTCAGCAACCCATGATTTTAGCACCAGTAGCCGCACCAGCCGTCCGGCCACCCAGACagggagggcaggtgggtaggggccgttctagaggtggaggccaggcaggaggaggccagccaggtggcactccatctaggttctatgctttcccggccagaccagatgcaatgGCCTCAAataccgtgatcacaggtattatttctgtccgcggtagggatgcttcggtattatttgatccagggtccacctattcatatgtgtcatccccgtttgctcatttcctggatattcctCATGAGTCCTTGGGCACTCCAATTTatatgtccactcctgtgggcgattctattgttgtggatcggatctatcggtcttgtgtggtcaCAAACTGTGGatacgagactagagcggatcttctgttactttatatgaccgactttgag gctcgacatatggtcgagaagggttgtttggcttatctagcttatgttcgggataatAACACAGAGATTTCAGCGATTGATTCGGTGctagtagtccgggagttctccgatgtgtttccttctgatcttccaggcatgccaacagatcgtgatatcgatttctacatcgacttggctccaggtacccagcctatatctatcccaccataccatatggctccGAAAgtgttgaaggagttgaaggaacaacttgaggagttgctagcaaaggggttc ggtgatagggtgttctctaagatcgacttgagatcagggtactaTCAGTTGAAGATGCGGGACtcggatgttctgaagactgctttccgtactagatatggaaattatgagtttctagtgatgtccttcggtttgattAACGCCCAaacggcgtttatggatttgataaacagggtgttcaggccatatattgattcgtttgtcattatcttcattgatgacattttgatctactcgcgtagcatggaggagcacaagcagcatttgagagtggtgcttcaggcCTAG